A single genomic interval of Candidatus Hydrogenedentota bacterium harbors:
- the carB gene encoding carbamoyl-phosphate synthase large subunit, whose protein sequence is MPRRDDIKTVMIIGSGPIVIGQACEFDYSGTQACKALRKLGYRIVLVNSNPATIMTDPEMADVTYIEPLNVERMTEIIAKERPDALLPNLGGQTGLNLSSELHKAGVLDKYGVKVIGVQVDAIERGEDRQEFKNAMDRLGIEMPKSELAYSVAEAEKIAEGLGYPVVIRPAYTMGGTGGGLVYNLEELRTIAARGLAASMVGQILVEESVLGWEELELEVVRDAKGQMITVCFIENVDAMGVHTGDSYCVAPMLTIAPELQQRLQKYSYAIVDAIQVIGGTNVQFAHDPKTDRVVVIEINPRTSRSSALASKATGFPIAMVSSLLAGGLTLDEIPYWRDGTLEKYTPWGDYVVVKFCRWAFEKFKGVEDKLGTQMRAVGEAMSIGKTYKEGFQKAIRSMETGRHGLGFAKDFNEKPLEQLLRLVSTATSERQFILYEALRKGATTEELHARTHIKAWFIEQMRELVELEEKMLAHKGSMPPDDLLVQAKKDGFADKYLAKILAVPEADIRRRRVALGVVEGWDAVPVSGVENAAYYYSTYNRPDATTATDARKVMVLGGGPNRIGQGIEFDYCCVHAAFALRGLGIESIMVNCNPETVSTDYDTSNKLYFEPLTVEDVLSIHEKEKPEGVIVQFGGQTPLNIARELAEAGVRILGTTWDTIDLAEDRDRFRQVMERLGIPQPKSGMAVSVDEALAIAGDIGYPLMVRPSYVLGGRGMEVVHDDDMMRQYMAAAVGVTPERPILIDKFLENATECEADAICDGTDAFVPAVMEHIEQAGIHSGDSACVIPPVSIPQLHLDTICEYTRRIAVELGVVGLMNIQYAIHKDTVYILEANPRASRTVPLVSKICSIPMAKIAAKIMLGAKIADLNLKNLPIPHFGVKESVFPFNMFPEVDPLLGPEMRSTGEVLGLAESFGMAFFKAQEATQSRLPLEGTALVTVNDTDKAAVLEAARILKAQGFRLLATKGTRAFLAENGVEADPASKLHEERPNLVDALSNGEVQLVINTPNGRYGVSDDSYIRKAAIRNKIPYITTAAAALAAARGIAARRGGKHAIRSLQEYHAGLR, encoded by the coding sequence ATGCCGCGACGCGACGACATCAAGACGGTCATGATCATCGGCTCCGGCCCCATTGTCATCGGCCAGGCGTGCGAGTTTGACTACTCGGGGACACAGGCCTGCAAGGCCCTGCGCAAACTGGGCTACCGGATCGTGCTGGTGAACTCGAACCCCGCCACGATCATGACGGACCCGGAAATGGCGGATGTGACGTACATCGAGCCGCTGAACGTGGAGCGCATGACGGAGATCATCGCGAAGGAGCGGCCGGACGCGCTGCTTCCGAACCTGGGCGGCCAGACGGGCCTGAACCTGTCGTCGGAACTGCACAAGGCGGGCGTGCTGGACAAATACGGCGTGAAGGTGATCGGGGTGCAGGTGGACGCCATCGAGCGGGGCGAGGACCGGCAGGAGTTCAAAAACGCGATGGACCGCCTCGGCATCGAGATGCCGAAGAGCGAGCTGGCCTACAGCGTGGCGGAGGCGGAGAAGATCGCCGAGGGGCTGGGCTACCCCGTCGTGATCCGGCCGGCCTACACCATGGGCGGCACGGGCGGCGGGCTGGTCTACAACCTGGAGGAGCTGCGCACCATCGCGGCGCGCGGGCTGGCGGCGAGCATGGTCGGCCAGATCCTGGTCGAGGAGTCGGTCCTCGGGTGGGAGGAGCTGGAGCTGGAGGTGGTGCGCGACGCCAAGGGCCAGATGATCACGGTGTGCTTCATTGAGAACGTGGACGCCATGGGCGTGCACACGGGCGACTCCTACTGCGTGGCGCCCATGCTGACCATCGCCCCGGAGCTGCAGCAGCGCCTCCAGAAGTACTCCTACGCCATCGTGGACGCCATCCAGGTCATCGGCGGCACGAACGTGCAGTTCGCCCACGACCCGAAGACGGACCGCGTCGTGGTGATCGAGATCAACCCGCGCACGTCGCGGTCGTCGGCCCTCGCGTCCAAGGCCACGGGCTTCCCCATCGCCATGGTGTCATCGCTGCTCGCGGGCGGCCTCACGCTGGACGAGATCCCCTACTGGCGCGACGGCACGCTGGAGAAGTACACGCCGTGGGGCGACTACGTGGTGGTGAAGTTCTGCCGGTGGGCCTTTGAGAAGTTCAAGGGCGTCGAGGACAAGCTGGGCACGCAGATGCGCGCCGTCGGCGAGGCCATGAGCATCGGCAAGACCTACAAGGAGGGGTTCCAGAAGGCGATCCGGTCCATGGAGACGGGCCGCCACGGCCTCGGCTTCGCCAAGGACTTCAACGAGAAGCCCCTGGAGCAGCTCCTGCGCCTGGTGAGCACGGCCACCAGCGAGCGCCAGTTCATCCTATACGAGGCCCTGCGCAAGGGCGCGACCACCGAGGAGCTCCACGCCCGCACGCACATCAAGGCGTGGTTCATCGAGCAGATGCGGGAGCTGGTGGAGCTGGAGGAGAAGATGCTCGCCCACAAGGGGAGCATGCCGCCCGACGACCTGCTGGTCCAGGCCAAGAAGGACGGCTTCGCCGACAAGTACCTGGCCAAAATCCTCGCCGTGCCCGAGGCCGACATCCGCCGCCGCCGCGTCGCCCTCGGCGTGGTGGAGGGCTGGGACGCCGTGCCCGTGAGCGGCGTGGAGAACGCGGCCTACTATTACTCCACCTACAACCGCCCGGACGCGACCACCGCGACGGACGCGCGCAAGGTGATGGTCCTCGGCGGCGGGCCCAACCGCATCGGCCAGGGCATCGAGTTCGACTACTGCTGCGTGCACGCGGCCTTCGCCCTGCGCGGGCTGGGCATCGAGTCCATCATGGTCAACTGCAACCCCGAGACGGTCTCCACGGACTACGACACGTCGAACAAGCTCTACTTCGAGCCGCTCACGGTAGAGGACGTCCTGAGCATCCACGAAAAGGAAAAACCCGAGGGCGTCATCGTGCAGTTCGGCGGCCAGACCCCGCTGAACATCGCCCGCGAGCTGGCCGAGGCGGGCGTCCGCATCCTCGGCACCACGTGGGACACCATTGACCTCGCCGAGGACCGCGACCGCTTCCGCCAGGTCATGGAGCGCCTCGGCATCCCGCAGCCGAAGTCGGGCATGGCCGTCAGCGTGGACGAGGCCCTCGCCATCGCCGGCGACATCGGCTACCCGCTCATGGTGCGGCCGTCCTACGTCCTCGGCGGCCGCGGCATGGAGGTGGTCCACGACGACGACATGATGCGGCAGTACATGGCCGCCGCCGTCGGCGTCACCCCCGAGCGCCCCATCCTCATTGACAAGTTCCTCGAAAACGCCACGGAGTGCGAGGCCGACGCCATCTGCGACGGCACGGACGCCTTCGTGCCCGCCGTCATGGAGCACATCGAGCAGGCGGGCATTCACTCCGGCGACTCGGCCTGCGTCATCCCGCCGGTCAGCATCCCGCAGCTCCACCTGGACACCATCTGCGAGTACACGCGCCGCATCGCCGTCGAGCTGGGCGTGGTCGGCCTGATGAACATCCAGTACGCCATCCACAAAGACACCGTGTACATCCTGGAGGCCAACCCGCGCGCCTCGCGCACCGTGCCCCTCGTCTCCAAGATATGCAGCATCCCCATGGCGAAGATTGCCGCCAAAATCATGCTCGGCGCGAAGATCGCCGACCTGAACCTCAAGAACCTCCCCATTCCCCACTTTGGCGTGAAGGAGTCCGTCTTCCCCTTCAACATGTTCCCCGAGGTGGACCCCCTGCTCGGCCCCGAGATGCGCTCCACCGGCGAGGTCCTCGGCCTGGCGGAGTCCTTCGGCATGGCCTTCTTCAAGGCCCAGGAGGCCACCCAGTCCCGCCTGCCGCTGGAGGGGACCGCCCTCGTCACGGTGAACGACACCGACAAGGCCGCCGTGCTTGAGGCCGCCCGCATCCTCAAGGCGCAGGGCTTCCGCCTCCTCGCCACGAAGGGCACCCGCGCCTTCCTCGCCGAAAACGGCGTCGAGGCCGACCCCGCCAGCAAGCTGCACGAGGAGCGGCCCAACCTGGTGGACGCCCTGAGCAACGGCGAGGTCCAGCTCGTCATCAACACGCCCAACGGCCGTTACGGCGTCTCCGACGACTCCTACATCCGCAAGGCCGCCATCCGCAACAAGATCCCCTACATCACGACGGCCGCGGCGGCTCTGGCCGCCGCCCGCGGCATTGCCGCCCGCCGCGGGGGAAAGCACGCCATCCGCTCCCTCCAGGAGTACCACGCCGGCCTCCGGTAG
- a CDS encoding DUF1343 domain-containing protein, which translates to MTVDLGRILARAVEKAKAPGAVALVGCGAETLFSGATGLRRREPAPEPAALDTVYDLASLTKVVSTTTAVMLLKEDGKLSLDQRVSEWLPLPGLDRFTLRHLITHTSGLEPFKLWYKEITGPEDMVGRIAALSLDHPPGAARVYSDLGFILLGQVAEKAAREPLAQFVKRRVFAPLKMRDTMFTPPENLRPRCAPTEQCAWRGRLLCGEVHDENAFAMGGVSGHAGLFSTAPDLALFCRALLDGKLFKPETLDEMLLPGRVPTYPWQGLGWWLDPRETGANGFLPARTVFGHTGFTGTSLWMDRATGLFVILLSNTCHPSRARRDNGTLRRMFHTAVALDRYPASCNAQNGLDMLLRDSFDGVRGKRKTALLTNTAAVDRLERPALDVLGLDPGVRVGVLFAPEHGLRVQAEAGESVGTSTAGPVPVISLYGDQKRPIGGQLSGVDLMVVDLPDVGARWYTYMATMKGCLEACAEAGVPVMVLDRPNPLGGVVLEGGLPADTTSLVCAAAVPVRHGMTMGELALFFQAGLPGKKKLDLTVKPVENWRRELLFDQCALPWVPPSPNLPSFDSALAYAGTCLFEGVNLNEGRGTETPFLRFGAPWLDAEGLVDALSASPHAVGMTLKKTLYIPKAIPGKAASPEYKGLLCRGVDVGFTDRNAARPFALVTAVLAWLVKRHADALTWKPHFDALAGGSELRKRLAAGAPAEDVLAEAAASHTPFDAARPRLYQTGAEQRAALEK; encoded by the coding sequence ATGACGGTTGATCTGGGGCGGATCCTCGCGCGGGCCGTGGAGAAGGCGAAGGCCCCCGGCGCCGTGGCACTGGTGGGCTGCGGCGCGGAGACGCTGTTCTCCGGCGCGACGGGCCTGCGCCGGCGGGAACCCGCCCCCGAGCCCGCCGCGCTGGACACGGTCTACGACCTCGCCTCGCTCACCAAGGTGGTCTCCACCACCACCGCCGTCATGCTCCTGAAAGAGGACGGCAAGCTCTCGCTGGACCAGCGGGTGTCGGAGTGGCTGCCCCTGCCGGGGCTGGACCGCTTCACCCTGCGCCACCTCATCACGCACACCAGCGGCCTGGAGCCCTTCAAACTCTGGTACAAGGAGATCACGGGGCCGGAGGACATGGTCGGCCGCATTGCCGCGCTTTCGCTGGACCACCCGCCGGGGGCCGCGCGCGTCTACTCCGACCTCGGCTTCATCCTCCTCGGCCAGGTGGCCGAGAAGGCCGCCCGCGAGCCCCTCGCCCAGTTCGTCAAACGCCGCGTCTTCGCGCCGCTGAAAATGCGCGACACGATGTTCACCCCGCCGGAGAACCTGCGGCCGCGCTGCGCGCCCACGGAGCAATGCGCGTGGCGGGGGCGGCTCCTGTGCGGCGAGGTCCACGACGAGAATGCCTTCGCCATGGGCGGGGTCTCGGGCCACGCGGGCCTCTTCAGCACCGCGCCGGACCTCGCGCTGTTCTGCCGCGCCCTGCTCGATGGAAAACTCTTCAAGCCGGAAACCCTCGACGAGATGCTGCTGCCGGGCCGCGTCCCGACCTATCCCTGGCAGGGCCTCGGCTGGTGGCTCGACCCGCGCGAGACGGGGGCCAACGGCTTCCTCCCCGCGCGGACGGTCTTCGGCCACACGGGCTTCACGGGCACCAGCCTGTGGATGGACCGCGCCACGGGCCTCTTCGTCATCCTGCTGTCCAACACCTGCCACCCGTCGCGCGCGCGGCGGGACAACGGCACCCTGCGCCGCATGTTCCACACGGCGGTCGCGCTGGACCGCTACCCCGCGTCGTGCAACGCGCAGAACGGCCTCGACATGCTCCTGCGCGACAGTTTCGACGGCGTGCGCGGGAAGCGCAAGACGGCGCTGCTCACCAACACCGCCGCCGTGGACCGTCTGGAGCGGCCCGCGCTGGACGTGCTGGGGCTGGACCCCGGCGTGCGGGTGGGCGTCCTCTTTGCCCCGGAGCACGGCCTGCGCGTGCAGGCGGAGGCGGGCGAGAGCGTGGGCACGTCCACCGCCGGGCCCGTGCCGGTGATCAGCCTCTACGGCGACCAGAAGCGCCCCATCGGTGGCCAGCTCTCGGGCGTGGACCTCATGGTGGTGGACCTGCCCGACGTGGGCGCGCGCTGGTACACCTACATGGCCACCATGAAGGGGTGTCTGGAGGCCTGTGCGGAGGCGGGGGTGCCTGTGATGGTGCTCGACCGCCCCAATCCCCTGGGCGGCGTTGTGCTGGAGGGCGGCCTGCCCGCCGACACCACCTCGCTGGTGTGCGCCGCCGCCGTGCCCGTGCGCCACGGCATGACCATGGGCGAGCTGGCCCTCTTTTTCCAGGCGGGCCTCCCGGGGAAGAAGAAACTCGACCTCACCGTGAAACCCGTGGAGAACTGGCGGCGCGAGCTGCTCTTCGACCAGTGCGCCCTGCCCTGGGTGCCGCCGTCGCCCAACCTGCCGTCCTTCGACAGCGCCCTCGCCTACGCGGGCACCTGCCTCTTCGAGGGCGTGAACCTCAACGAGGGCCGCGGCACCGAAACGCCCTTCCTGCGCTTCGGCGCGCCCTGGCTGGACGCCGAGGGGCTGGTGGACGCCCTGTCGGCAAGCCCCCACGCCGTCGGCATGACCCTCAAGAAAACGCTCTACATCCCCAAGGCCATCCCCGGCAAGGCCGCCAGCCCGGAGTACAAGGGCCTGCTGTGCCGGGGCGTGGATGTCGGGTTCACCGACCGGAACGCCGCGCGGCCCTTCGCGCTGGTCACCGCCGTTCTGGCGTGGCTGGTGAAGCGCCACGCGGACGCCCTGACGTGGAAGCCCCACTTCGACGCCCTGGCAGGCGGGTCCGAGCTGCGGAAACGCCTCGCCGCGGGAGCACCCGCGGAGGATGTTCTCGCCGAGGCCGCCGCCTCGCACACCCCCTTCGACGCCGCCCGCCCCAGGCTCTACCAGACCGGCGCCGAACAGCGCGCCGCCCTGGAGAAATGA
- a CDS encoding bifunctional 4-hydroxy-2-oxoglutarate aldolase/2-dehydro-3-deoxy-phosphogluconate aldolase: MDKMTVLDYIRRHGIIAIIRADSGEDLVRVVEAVAEGGIRCIEVTMTTPGALRCLELAAARLSATDICLGVGSVLDAETARLAILAGARYVVSPVLAPGVIETAHRYGCPCLPGAFTPTEIFTAWEAGADMVKVFPASLGGLDYIKAVRAPLPNIPLVPTGGVDLNNLAAFVAAGVSAIGVGGNLAGKDLIKAGRFAEITENARKYATALAVARNALA, encoded by the coding sequence ATGGACAAAATGACGGTTCTCGACTACATCCGGCGACACGGGATTATCGCGATCATCCGCGCGGACAGCGGGGAGGACCTGGTCCGCGTGGTGGAGGCCGTGGCGGAGGGGGGCATCCGCTGCATCGAGGTGACGATGACGACGCCGGGCGCGCTGCGCTGCCTGGAGCTGGCCGCGGCGCGGCTGTCGGCCACGGACATCTGCCTCGGCGTGGGCAGCGTGCTCGACGCGGAGACGGCGCGGCTGGCCATCCTCGCGGGGGCGCGCTATGTGGTGAGCCCGGTGCTCGCGCCGGGGGTCATCGAGACGGCCCACCGCTACGGCTGCCCCTGCCTGCCGGGCGCCTTCACGCCCACGGAAATCTTCACCGCCTGGGAGGCGGGCGCGGACATGGTCAAGGTCTTCCCCGCGTCGCTGGGCGGCCTGGACTACATCAAGGCGGTGCGCGCGCCCCTGCCGAACATCCCGCTGGTGCCCACGGGCGGCGTGGACCTGAACAATCTCGCGGCCTTCGTGGCCGCAGGCGTGTCGGCCATCGGCGTCGGGGGCAACCTCGCGGGCAAGGACCTCATCAAGGCGGGCAGGTTCGCCGAGATCACCGAGAACGCCCGCAAGTACGCGACGGCCCTGGCTGTGGCCCGGAACGCCCTGGCATGA